Genomic window (Paenibacillus sp. 37):
ACTCGTGCTGGAGCTTATGCAGAATATAACGATCAAAAAGATGCAGCTCAAGGTTCGTAAAGGTCATAAATAGTTTGGTAAACACGGTCAAATAAATAGAAATTTAAACAGGGATAGTGGACTCTTTTCTAAGTCTACCATCCCTGTTTTCATTACCTCTTCTTTTTCCGCACTGTACCCCCTTCCACCGTATACCGAAATAACGCATCCTCCGCGCCCCCTGTATCATCCGTAACTTGAAACGTCGCTGCGTCCCCCGACTTATATACACTTCCCGTCACAAAGCTGAACACCACACGGTCATCTTTGCCCCAATATTCATTCAGCATGACAAATGTACTGCCGTTCACACCCTTTACCGTGCGTTTGCCATTGGCATTATATAGACTATTCTGGTCCATTGCCCAACTCTGGGGATCAGCATCGAATAGATGTGTAAAGGTGGCTCGATCGATATTTTTGTTCGGTTTCCCCCATAGATACACACGCTTGGCATCCACCGCCCAACTACCGGAAGGTGTTATTAACTCAAACGTTGCTGCATCTGCCCCCTTGATCATCTGAAGCACATCGTCCGGTTGACCGAAAGGCTGACTTGTCCGAACAACCTCGGCACGATACACATGTTGTTGATCCTTGGAAAGTCCAAGATGCTCCGTCCTAGCAAACGCTACAAATTGCCGAGCATCTGCCTCGTCGACACGGTAACCGTTGTAATACACATGTTTGTCATCACGACCGAACGGTCCGCCTAGCGGTTTAAACGTATCCGGGTCTGCTCCTTTTATAGTGCGCCACTGAAAATAAACACGTTCCCGGTCCCGTGCAAACTGCTCATCTAGCGGTTCAAAGGTAGACCTATTCACATCCCGAACGAGATTGTACACTTCCTTCGCCTCCCGATGAGCCGTACCGCCCCATTCGGTTTTATAAAAAATGGACGACGCAGTCTCATACCAATTGCCTGTGATCTGCGTAGCGCCTTCTGCACTGTGGGCATAATGATCACTCCACCAGCCAGATACGTCGGGTTGATGTTCTTGCAGCCATGCTCTCACCTCATCCTTTTCCCCATTTGCATAACGAAGAGAGCTGGACAGATGGAATAAGTGGTCCTTGTCAGTACAATAATCGTGATGAGCAATCACAGCATTCGTATCGATATCCTCAAATAGATGAAAATGCGTGCTGCTCTTCACATATAAATAACGTTGGTCCCGAGCGAAGTAGGGTGTATCCGGCAGCAGCCGAAAGCTGGGCGGATCGGAGTCAGGCACAGCCTGATCTTCCAGATAGACATATTGAGAATCACAACAGTAATCTTCATCGATTACACGGAAAGCTTCCGTATCCTGGCTGAATAAACTTGCCTTGTTCTTACGAGCATTGGACCACCATATTCCCTGATGATCACGCAGATAGGCGAACGTCAGCCACCCTTTTGGATAAGTCGAGATAACTTCAAAATCCAGTGCGGTAATGCCTCCCTTAATGGGAGTACTGGTTCCATCTTCTTCATTTTGCAATATCACTTGAAGGTCTTCATCTACAATAAATTTGTCCATGACGGTTCCCCCTCCAATTATGTTGTAAAAATGAGTCTAGCCTTATTTTAACGTGTGCACCTGATCCTCTCTACATCATCGTACATGACATTTAGGAACATTTCCTCCGCTCTCACCGCTCAACCCCGAAGAGATGAAGATATGTTCAGCAATGGATGGATTGTTCACTTGAAAAAGAGTCTAGTCCAACTAAAATATAAATGAAAACATTATATTTTAGTTACATATCTTA
Coding sequences:
- a CDS encoding DKNYY domain-containing protein, giving the protein MDKFIVDEDLQVILQNEEDGTSTPIKGGITALDFEVISTYPKGWLTFAYLRDHQGIWWSNARKNKASLFSQDTEAFRVIDEDYCCDSQYVYLEDQAVPDSDPPSFRLLPDTPYFARDQRYLYVKSSTHFHLFEDIDTNAVIAHHDYCTDKDHLFHLSSSLRYANGEKDEVRAWLQEHQPDVSGWWSDHYAHSAEGATQITGNWYETASSIFYKTEWGGTAHREAKEVYNLVRDVNRSTFEPLDEQFARDRERVYFQWRTIKGADPDTFKPLGGPFGRDDKHVYYNGYRVDEADARQFVAFARTEHLGLSKDQQHVYRAEVVRTSQPFGQPDDVLQMIKGADAATFELITPSGSWAVDAKRVYLWGKPNKNIDRATFTHLFDADPQSWAMDQNSLYNANGKRTVKGVNGSTFVMLNEYWGKDDRVVFSFVTGSVYKSGDAATFQVTDDTGGAEDALFRYTVEGGTVRKKKR